Within the Thalassoglobus sp. JC818 genome, the region GTGATTTCATTGTTCCTACCTGATTTGGAAGAGGTAACTGTTGAGACTTCGGAATGCGATTTCTTGCTACAGCTTGAGGTAAGAAAACGCTAACAGTGAACGCGATCATTATGAGACAAAGCAGCACCGTAAATTTGTCACGCGTTCTGATGGTTCGGTTGCAAGCAGTGCTGTCGAGCAAACGTTCAACTCGTTGTCCGAGTGGTGAACGGAATGCGACCATCCCTGCAACCAAACCCCACCCTGTGAAAGTAGAGTCGCGTTCGGAAATGCGATCTCCCAACCGAATCAAACATTGCACGAGACCGCGTTCATCTCCGATAACCGTGACGGCAGCTTCATCGGCGGCAAAGTCCATCGCGATTTGCAGTTGTCTGCATGCGAATCTGTTGAGAGGCTGAAACAAGAAGAATCGTTTCAAAATTTGAGTGAGCAGGTTCCACTCAGCATCTCGATTCACGATGTGAGATAATTCGTGTGCCAAAAGTGCTTCCCACTCGGCTTTGCAAAGCGTGGGGCTATTCTGGATTGGAACTGCGATAAAAGGCCTCCGAATGCCTGCCGTGAATGCTCCACCGATCTTCGGCGACTCGACCAATTCTACATTCTGCTTCAGACGCATTTTGACGCACAGTGCCGCCAACGCTTCATGAGCGTTGCCATCACGGCATGAAGAGGACTTAATCCTTAAAGACCGCAATTGCTGCACGTGCAAGAAGAGTTGGGTCATACCAATACAAACTACCGTGCCCCACAGGCCGGTGATTAACACGAGAAAGTTCTGCCGACTGAAACTGCTGGACTGCGATGTTTCAGAAGTCGCCGCAGCTAAGGGGAAACTTGAACCGTCCTTTGCGAACTGATTCCCAGGGTGAGTCACCATGGATTCTAAGAAGCTGTATTCGCTGAGTGGGAACCTGTTCTCAGTCGGGAAATCGGCCGCCAGATTCGCGAGTTTACTGTCTTCATCAGAAACAGCCGCCGACTCGTGATTCATCAGCGGGATTTGAACCCCGAAATGCGAATTTGGAAACACATTCATCAAGCTCGCGGAGCACACTGGCAGGAGAAGAGCCAGCTTCCAGGTTAGCGTTCGTAGCTTCGGCTGCGGGAATTTCTCAACTCTTTTTACGACCAGTGCAATGGCTGTGATGACCACGGTCGAGTGAATCAGATATGTGATCAAAAAACTGGAGACGATCAACACGAATTCGAGGAAGATGCTCATGATTTCCTCGCTGCTTTGGAAGCATGCTCATTGACGAGCTTTTTGATCCGCTCCAGTTCCTGCTTGTCAACTTGGTCGCTGGATAGCAGGTGGTTCACCAGCTCAGCAGGACTTCCACCGAAGACGCGATCTACAAGGTCGCCAACAATCGATTGTCCAGCACCGTCCTGCGTCACGAGCGGTCGATAGTAGTATTGCCGATCACTACTACGATGTGTGATGAGTCCCTTTCGTTCCATGCGTGACAATACTGTCGCTACCGTCGAGTATGCGAGAGGGGGATCAAGTCCCAGTAGCTCTTGCACCTCGGAAACGGTTGCTTCCCCACGTTCCCAGAGAACACGCATGACTGCCAGCTGTCGACCACCAAGTTTCACGTGACTCACCTCCCAAGAGATCTTCTACATTTGTAAAACTACAGATTGTAGAACTGGAAGTCAATCCTCTTAGGAAACCGTTGGAGTAGTTTCTCAAATCGCATTGAGAAAGTTCTGAGCAACGATCGGGAGTCGATCAGTTCGGACTTCACTCTTGAAGGCGGATGGACAAGTTGTAGCGTTTTTCAGAATTCGCTGATCAGCAGCGGTGTCGTATCAAAGGTCGGATGGTCGCAAGTTTCTCGAAGCCATTGCCTCGCTAGCAATTGCATCTTCGATCTTGAAGTCGACTTTCAAAGTCTCAGTGCAGGTCGGTGCAGGGCATTTTCATGCAAAACTCAAGTCGGTTAAAACCGTTTCGACTTGCTTCATGGTTCAGCCTTTGCCACAGAATGGGAGCTTCCCAATGAATGCAAACATCCCGGCGTCGCTGGCCATATAAGGAGAGTTATCTGGATTCAAGTGGCCCTTCGCCTAAGTGTCGAATAGAATGTTCTTCGATGAGTAACGCCAGAACGACCATTGATCGACTTCGCAGAGGCCAACGTCTGGACACGGATCAATTGTTTGCGGAGGTCTACAGTGAACTCCGATCACTCGCCTCGCGAAAACTTGCATCGGAGCGTCTCGACCACACTCTCAGCGCAACGGCGCTCGTTAACGAAGCGTATCTACGACTAATTGGTGAAGACGACAAATCGATCGGATGGGACTCAAAAACCCATTTCTTTCTCGCTGCGTCCGAAGCCATGCGGCGAATCCTCATCGACAGCTATCGTCGCAAGCGGGCGGAGAAACGAGGTGGCAACGCCGCCAAATATCCATTGATCGAAGTCGACGTTCCCTGGTCGGACCATCATGAAGAGATGCTCGCGATTGAAGAGTATCTCGACGAATTCGCGCGACGGCATCCTAGGCAGGCAGAAGTCTTCAAGCTTCGCTGCTACGGCGGATTGAGTTCCTCTCAAGTCGCCCAAGCTCTCAATGTCTCCAAGCGAACTTCTGAAATTGATTGGGCCTTCGCTCGCGCATGGCTGAGCGAGAAAATCGGCGAGTGAACGAATTCACTCGTGACTCGATGCGAGTCGATTTCTCGAAGTTCGGTGGATTTCTCAGAATTGCTTTGCGCAATCCGACTGCTTTCCCGCATTTCCTCATGCAAGATGCACAAGCAAAACTGATGGATCTGCTCCGTCATGACCGCTGTGGGAAGAGAAATGAGACTTGTGAACTTTCGGATACTGTACTGTCTCTCAATTTGTTCATTAGCCGTGACTCTTGGGAAGTCCGCGAACGCTGAGTTTTCATTGACAGCTACTGCACTAACATCATCCAACACAGATGCTGGCTCATCAGCCGCGGCGGGAGCGATTTCCAGCGGCCCTTCTCAATTCGCAGAAGCGTCGATTTTTGGAAGACTTGATTTCGGGTCGCTCATTGGCGGCCACGTCTTTGCCGATGACGAACGTGAATTTGGCAATTTCGCATCCATCGCAAGTATTCAAGCAACCTGGACGGACACGATTGTATGGACAGGGCCTGGTCCTGCACCCAGTAGTCTGTTCTTAGGCGTCACACTTGACGGAGACATGATGGGCCAATTGAACTCCAGTCCTGAAGGTCGTTCAATCTCCGGTTCCGCGCTCGTCAGAATACAGGACGCAGTATCGTTGGCCGACTTCGGTGTTCTCTCTTACAGCTCTTCCCAAGGTCTCGGGAGGTTTTCAGTTTCCGACGCCATTGGAGTTTCGAGAGATGGTCTTTCAGACACGTATACTTTCAGCGTGCTCTTTCAAGCCAGCGCAATCGCGAATGAAGGATGGTTTGAAGTCAATACTCAAAACACTTTCGGCTTCTTCGATGTTACGTTAGCGGATGGCACCAGCGTCTTGGACCAGATCTCATTTGAATCTGGATTACAGCCCTCCGCAACCAATCCGATTCCAGAGCCAACTTCGATGGCACTCTTCAGCCTGGGGATTCTCGGTGCGGGAACTATGCGAAGCTGCCGAAGAAATAGCAATAGCGAATAGGCTGCTCTTTGACCAACAACGTATCACCAACGAAGTTTGGGGAGTTCTGATTTCGCACTTGGGGGCGGGTCATGTTTTGAACAGCCGCAGTCTCACGCGAGGCTGCGGCTGTTCTTTTAATGCTCACATTCTTAATGTCCGTTTGAATCTGGTCTGCCTGCTTGACAGAATTGTGAGAGAAATGAAGTCACTCTGAGTGGTTGCCATGCCAGATGTTGATTCCGAACAGCTCTACAAACTCTTCGCTGCGGTCTACGAGTTGCCCGGGCCGGAAAAGGATTGCTATCTCGACGAAATTTGCAATGGTCAATCTGAGCTGCGAGAACAAGTCGAGAAGCTGATCGCAAGATCAGACGCTGGGTTAGCTTTTCTCCGAACAAGTCAGAATGACGCTGCCTCAACCGAAGCCCCAATTCTCCGCGATGGAAATGATTTAGCACAGATCGCGACGGTCAGCACCCATCGCTCAGACGACTCTGCACTAGAGACCATCGATCACTACAGGATTCGCGAAAAACTGGGCGAAGGAGGTATGGGAGAGGTCTATGTTGCGGAGCAGTTCCAACCAGTTCGTCGCAAAGTCGCTTTGAAGATTATCAAGCCTGGAATGGCAACCAAAGACGTCATCGCTCGTTTTGAGAGTGAGCGGCAGGCGCTGGCAATGATGTCGCATCCCAACATCGCCAAAGTTCTGGATGGCGGAACGACATCAGATGGTCGACCTTACTTCGTCATGGAACTCGTTCGCGGGATTCCAATCACCGAATTCTGCGATCAACAGCGATTCACAACGCGTCAGCGACTCGAACTATTCGTCAAAGTCTGCCAAGCCGTGCAGCACGCTCACCTGAGAGGGATCATTCATCGCGACTTGAAACCATCAAATGTGATGGTCGAGATGCGCGACGGCGAGTGCGTCCCGAAGGTGATTGACTTCGGCATCGCAAAAGCAACCAATCAGCGGTTGGTGGAGCAATCGATCTACACGCAAATGTCGCAATTGATTGGGACGCCGCTCTACATGTCGCCCGAACAGGCAGAATTCTCCAGTCTCGATATCGATACCAGAAGCGACATCTATTCACTGGGAGTGCTGCTTTACGAAATTCTGACAGGGACAACACCCTTTGATGCTTCGACTCTGAGGAGCGTTGGTCTCGACGAGATGCGAAGAATCATCCGTGAAGATGACCCACCACGCCCGAGTTGCAAAGTGATTACTCTCGATTACGAAACTGCTGTGACCGTGTCGACAAACCGGCAATCCGATCCACGCGAATTGTCGTTGTCTATGAGACGCGAACTCGACTGGATCGTCATGAAAGCCCTCGAAAAAGACCGATCCCGACGTTACGAATCTACCAGCGAATTTGTCAAAGATGTTGAGCGTTATCTCAAGGATGAGCCAGTCGAAGCATGTCCACCGACTTTAGTTTATCGTATGACCAAGTACGGCAAACGCCACCGTGGACTTCTTATTGCCACAACGTTAATCGTGTGCTCGCTTCTGATGGGGCTCACTCTGGCGATTACTCAACTTAATCGAGCGCAAAGGGCAGAAGATCTTGCAAAGGAGGAATCCGACCGATCCGTACAGATGCTGTACTCAATGGAAATGACCAACGCGACGAAAGAGTATTTTAGAGGCAACACTCGGCAAGTGACACAGACGCTTGATCGTTACTCCGAACGCGCTCTTCGTACTCCCATTGACTATGGGTACGAGTGGTTCCTGGCACAAAACTTCACTGAGGTTGTGAGCCAGGAAATCTTCAAGTGCCCGAATCGAATCCGATGTTTTCTGCTCAATCGAGAATCTGGATCAATCATGATTGGAGATTCCGAGGGAATGATTTCTCTGATTGATCCCCAAACAGGATCTCTGGAAGTCCAATTTAATTCTGGTCACAACGAAGCTCTTGAATTGTGCAATATTGATGCGACAGTCTTTGTGTCCTGTGGAAAAGACGGTTCTGTTTGCGTATGGAGAGTCCAGGAAGTACCGGACGGAATTCACGTCAATCTCGTTTCGCGACTTAAAGTCTCAGAACTTGCACTGCCAACAGTGGCATATGATCACCAACGAGAATTGATATACACGGCTGATAATCGCGGTCGCATTGCTGCAGTCGATTGGAAGGCCAGCAAGGTCATAAATCCGATGGAGTTTGCAGAAGACGTTAAAATCCGGAGTTTGGTTGCACTTGAAACCAGTGAAATTCTCGCTGAATCCTTTGATGGAACTATCAAACTCGGAACAAGCCTAGATTCTTCTGTTGAGACTCTTGAGCAAAGAGGAATTGCGAGTGGGTATGTCAAAGATTTTGCTGAATTATCATCGCAAGGTAAAATTGCCTGGGGAAGACTCGGTGGCCAGATTACAGTTGCCGAACGGTCGGCAGAATCGAAAGTTGACTTCCGACTCCTATTACCAGCCGATTTACACAGCATGGGCGCCAGTGAGGACGGAAAATGGATCGTCGCAGGTGACGCCAAGGGACAGCTACATCTGATTCCGGTGGAAATTCACCAGAGCCACGGGTTCCTTGACTCCGACTTCGCGCGGGAACGGCGAACGCGCAGTTGGAAGGCGCACAACTCAAAAGTTGAAGGTGTCGCAGTTGAGTTTGACGCCAACGGGGAACTGCAAGTCATCAGCGCCGGTCGAGACGGTCGCGTTATTGTCTCAAAACCTTTCCAGAATTCATTTTATCGAGAAGTTAATAACCAATTCATCTATCAATGCCACTTTCTCGACTCAGGCACGATCTTGACAGCAGGCAATCACATTGAACTTCGTTCAGCGAATGAGGAGTTCGAACTACTAAATCGATGGGGACAGCGTGGCGAATGGGCTGACCTTCATCTCTGTCGAGAATCCGGAGAGGTCTTGTTAGGGAAGAATGAGAGAGAGCTATTCTTCACGACTCAAGAAGGTCTTCCGGAATTGATCTTGGAACGAGAAGAACCATTTTGGGAAGCCCGACCAAACGAAACGGCAAACCACATTGCAATCAGTCCGAGCGGTGAGTTTCTCGTGATCGTTGCCAAGATTATCTCGCCACTCTCAAACTACCTCCAAGTTTACCACTTAGATCCGTTGAAACTGGTTGCACAACGAGTCAGCCGAGCAACCAACGATATCGTCTTTTCCCCAGACTCAACTCAATTCGCAATGGTTCAAGACGACAATGTCGTTGTCTGCGACTCGGAATCAGGGACCGAGTTGCACACGTTGGTAGGTCATACAGACTCCGTTCATGATTTGGACTATAGCCCTGACGGAAACATGCTCGTCTCCGTATCGAAGGATAGCCGTCTCATTTGTTGGGATCCAAATGATGGCACGAAGAGTTGGGAAGTCGAAGCTCATGCGAATCGGGCGAATGCCGTGGCGTTTCACCCGTTCTTGCCGACAATCAGCACGGTCGGGGCAGATGCAATCGTTCGCTTTTGGAGTGTCTTCGAACAGACAGATATCCCGGAAGATTTTCGGCTTGTTGGTGAGTTTCCGTTGCAGTCTGGCCGGGCAACACGAATGGAGTTCTCTCCAAACGGGCAAAAACTGATGGTTCAGCACGGAACTGGGACACTGACATTCATCGAGAGCATCGCAATTCCGCAAGCTGCGAGACAGTGATATTCTGGTCGTGTCAGAAAAAGAATACTGCGACACCGAAGATGTATCATCATCTCTCTTCCTCGGGTGAGGTCGACAACCTGCATGCTAGGAAGTTGTACCAATTTCTCGCACTTACGACGTTCCGAAACTTTGAACTCCTTCAGACGTATCAGCCACTTCGTGCTTATCTCAAAGGTTTCTTTGAGCTATCAAAAGGGAAGCTGAAACATCCCAACACATGGTTCAAAACTCCAAGTGCTGACCGATGACTCACATCTTTTGGTGGCAGCACAGTGGAGTTACGTCTACAAATTGCTGAAGCAAATCAGGTGAATATTCTGCAAAGACACTGCCGAAATTCATTCTGGTCAATCTGAAGAGCAGCGTTCGAGATTGGCGGACAATTCCAATCCAGGTAAACGAGAGTATCAATGCCAAAGAAGCGGGAAGTGGAACGAGAGATCAGTCAGGCAATCATTAGATTTGAGAAGGAGTTCATGGGGCGAGGGCCACTGGATGCGAAGACATACATCATCGAGGACATGGTCCTCATCAGATTGAAAAACGTCCTGACTCCAGCCGAGCTGAAACTCAGTGAGTCCGAAGAACGAAATCGGGGAAGGTACTTGATCAAACAAGTCAGGCAGGAACTGATCGAGCAAGGGCGGCCGCTACTTGATGCCGTCATCCGCGATATACTCGGTTTGGATGTCATCAGCCTGCATACGGATATCAGTGCCAGAACCGGTGAGCGAGTGATCGTGTTCACATTGACTCAGTGTCCGGACTTGTCCGAAAACTGAGATTGCAGTTTGGAGAAAAAACCAGATCAAAGCTTGACGTTTATTGAAGCTGTAGGTAGATTCATGACGACTTTAGTTGAAAGCTGAGTAGGAGTCCCGAAGGGGAAAGCCGACCAGTTTGAGATCAAAGGTTTTTGTTGCACCGAATGAATTGTCGGTACAAAGAAGACCGGGAAGCTGTTTGAACAGCCTCCCGGTCTTTTTTTATTCCCTGTGCAGGCCAGTGCGGTTCAGATCGAGCCAACAGGCTTGAATTCCCAGCCGCATCGGGGCTGATTGAGTTCTGAATGTTACGGAGCAGATCAACATTACATCTGTTGGTTTGACCGGCGAGAAATGTTTTCCCAGTGCAAACGCTGAGACGGACTGAGAGCCGTCCAGACATGCCGGGTGTGGAGCACACTGTGTTCTCACCCGGCTTTTTTTATGCCTACGAGCGAGATCGGAGATGTTCAATGGAGATGTTGTTCACACTGCTTTTTGCAGTCATCTGCACACAAATCGGAATCGCTTTGCTGCATTTTCGATTTAAAAATGCCGCGACCAAACGTCTGCGGAACATCGTTAGTTCGATTGCCTTGCTGGAATTTCTATTGGCATGCTGGCTGCTATCTTGGTACGCAATCAATGGGCAATCAGCGACAACCTGGACATTCATTGAATGGTCCCACGGTGGAGGCATCAGCTTCTTCTATGACGGTGCCACCTCACTCATGCTCTTACTCGTAAGTTTTATTGGCTTTGTGGTGTGTCGGTTTTCAATTCGTTATTTGGATGGTGAGGAGTCAGAAGCTCGCTACTTCCGGTTCCTTGGATTCACAATTGGTTCGGTGTCACTGCTGGTGGTCGCAGGAAATCTATTGCTACTGTTCGCGGCATGGGTCATGACAAGTTTCGGGTTGCACCAGTTGCTGCTTCATTACCCGCATCGTCGCGCCGCTCAACGAGCTGCGTGGACGAAGTTCGCAATTAGTCGAATTGGTGATGTGTTTCTCATCGCTGCTCTCGTACTTGTCTTCCGGTCATTTAAAACATTTGACCTAGCCAGTTTGTTCTCTTCTGCAGAGACGATTGTTTTGACGTCAAGTAGTGGACCGATGCACACTGCGATTGCCTTGCTTCTCGTCTTAGGCGCTGTGACCAAGTCCGCACAATTTCCGTTTCACACATGGCTTCCCGAGACCCTGGAAACTCCCACCCCAGTCTCAGCATTGATGCACGCTGGAATCGTCAATGCCGGTGGATACTTGATCATTCGGTTGAGTCCGATCGTTTCTCTTGCTCCAGTTGCTTTGACGATACTGGCTTTATTCGGCGCATTCACCGCCTGCTTTGCCGCAGTCGTCATGATGACCCAGCCGAGCATTAAACGTGTTTTGGCATACTCAACGATTGCTCAAATGGGATTCATGATGTTGCAATGTGGACTTGGTGCATTCTCCGCCGCGATGCTTCACATTCTTGCCCATTCGCTTTACAAGGCCCACGCGTTTTTGAGCAGCGGAAGTGTGATCGATCAGGCCAACAAACGTTTGAGATCTGTTCCGACCACCCACTCCATGCAGCGAACGACTGTCTCATTCATCTTCGCTGCGGTGATTTCTGTTCTCTCTTTATTGGCCATCGCTACGGTTGGTGGACTTCACATCGAGGCTAAACCGGGAGGAGTGATTCTGGCGATGATTCTGTGTCTGGCTTTGACGACATGGGGTTGGCGAATGTCTTCGAATGGCGGTCGCCCAGCATCGGGGATTGCAATCACAGGAGTTGTGGGAATGTGCATTGCCTATTTTGGATTCTACTTGGCAGTTGATGCATGGCTTCAGCCTCTCGCTGTGAGCGCCAGCTATACAAATTCATCCCTGCTTGTCTTAACGCTCTCTGCATTGGGATTTGGTCTGCTCTTCGGGCTCCACGTCGTTGTCTACCAGTTTTCAACTCCGACGTGGATTAACTCTCTTCGTGTACATGCATCGAACGGTTTCTACATCGAATCAGTCTACAGGAGAGTCTTTGCTCCACTGAAAAACACGTAGCAGTCAGGACTGTCTAAAACCGAAAATCTTGCGAGAAATCGAGACGATCCGAGTTTTCACAATCACGACTCGAAGGAGAGAACCATGTCTGTCGGAACCCCCATTCAAGAGAACGCACTTCAGCATGAAGAAAATGAAAGACTGCCAGTCGCTGGAAGTCAACACGAGTTCCAGGACTCCGAGTTCCACATACACAGAGTTGTGGAACGCATTCAAAAAAGAATTGCCCCCGTGTGGCCCTTGAAGGACTATGTCGCTGTAAATCCGTATGCGGGATTTGCAGAACACAAGTTTCTGGAAGCTCGTCAAATGTTGCGACGAGTTTCGGATCTCGAAACATTGATGCCCCCTGAGTACTTTAGACAAGAGTTTATTGAAGGGAACATCAATGAGGATGTCATTCGTGCTGCGATTGAAGAACTCGTCGCAGATGGCGTGTTGGACGCCGAGACGATCGATACCAATCAGACTGTGGAATGGCTTCACAAACAATCCGCGTTGATGACGGACGCAAACTCAGACAGGTCAAATTCTCAAAGCACAACACGACAGTACCAAATGCTCTCTGAATCTCTTGATCAGACAAGCGGTACTGAATGGACGGAGTTTATCCGTGAGGAAACTTCCAAGCATTGTGCAGATCACTTCGATGAAGGGCAGTCCGCTTGGTCGAATCCTTGGAAAGCCTTACCCCTATACCAATCCTGGAGGTTGGCTGCCGAAGTTGACTATACTCCCGAAGTAATCGGGATCACGGGGTTTCGTCGCTTTGTTTCAAGACTTCCACACGATCCACTAGCAGCTCTCAACTTACTATTAGATCGACTCGACATCCCCAATCAATTAGTGGACGACTACTTGTTGTGCACCGCCTTTCAGTTGCCAGGCTGGAGCGCCTGGGCCTCATTTAAGGATCGAGAAGCAAACAAATGCGGCCATGAGAAGCATGAATTGGCTGGGCATCTCGCCATTCAACTAGCCTATAACTCTGCCCTCTCAGAGTGTTTTAATTTCAATGTAAAGTGGGGGAGAGATTACGTTGATCTCGCAAGCGAAAAACGTGAATCTGGAGAAATCGACTTAGACGATGATACTCTCCACCGTTTAGTCCTGCTTCGAGCGAGTGAGCTTGCATATCGTCGACAGCTGCTTGGTGGACTCTCAAAGGAAAGCAGTCGAACAAATGAGAACCACTGTGCCCATCGATCACTCGCACAAATGGTGTTTTGTATCGATGTGCGCTCAGAACGCATTCGGAGACATCTCGAAGCTTCTTCTTCCTGTGATATCGAGACATTAGGCTTCGCGGGTTTCTTCGGGTTACCAATCGAGTTTGTCTCTCTTGGTGAGTCAGAAGGAACCCCGCATGTTCCAGTTTTAATATCACCACAATTCAAAGTGCAACAGGAAGTCAAAGGCGATGATGGAACAACAACCAGATCAGCGATAAAGAGAAAGACATTCGGCCAATTCCTTCGAAAAACATGGAAAGAGTTCCAAACATCTCCCGCCAGCTGTTTCTCATTCGTCGAATCGACCGGACTGTTTTACGGAATTCAGTTGGTCGCACAATCAATCGGATGGGGAAAAACCATCACAGACTTGATAGACGAAACCGCTGATGGAAGGCGTCAAAGCTTAGCTCCAACA harbors:
- a CDS encoding BlaI/MecI/CopY family transcriptional regulator; this translates as MKLGGRQLAVMRVLWERGEATVSEVQELLGLDPPLAYSTVATVLSRMERKGLITHRSSDRQYYYRPLVTQDGAGQSIVGDLVDRVFGGSPAELVNHLLSSDQVDKQELERIKKLVNEHASKAARKS
- a CDS encoding ECF-type sigma factor, which codes for MSNARTTIDRLRRGQRLDTDQLFAEVYSELRSLASRKLASERLDHTLSATALVNEAYLRLIGEDDKSIGWDSKTHFFLAASEAMRRILIDSYRRKRAEKRGGNAAKYPLIEVDVPWSDHHEEMLAIEEYLDEFARRHPRQAEVFKLRCYGGLSSSQVAQALNVSKRTSEIDWAFARAWLSEKIGE
- a CDS encoding PEP-CTERM sorting domain-containing protein; translated protein: MTATALTSSNTDAGSSAAAGAISSGPSQFAEASIFGRLDFGSLIGGHVFADDEREFGNFASIASIQATWTDTIVWTGPGPAPSSLFLGVTLDGDMMGQLNSSPEGRSISGSALVRIQDAVSLADFGVLSYSSSQGLGRFSVSDAIGVSRDGLSDTYTFSVLFQASAIANEGWFEVNTQNTFGFFDVTLADGTSVLDQISFESGLQPSATNPIPEPTSMALFSLGILGAGTMRSCRRNSNSE
- a CDS encoding WD40 repeat domain-containing serine/threonine-protein kinase, with the protein product MPDVDSEQLYKLFAAVYELPGPEKDCYLDEICNGQSELREQVEKLIARSDAGLAFLRTSQNDAASTEAPILRDGNDLAQIATVSTHRSDDSALETIDHYRIREKLGEGGMGEVYVAEQFQPVRRKVALKIIKPGMATKDVIARFESERQALAMMSHPNIAKVLDGGTTSDGRPYFVMELVRGIPITEFCDQQRFTTRQRLELFVKVCQAVQHAHLRGIIHRDLKPSNVMVEMRDGECVPKVIDFGIAKATNQRLVEQSIYTQMSQLIGTPLYMSPEQAEFSSLDIDTRSDIYSLGVLLYEILTGTTPFDASTLRSVGLDEMRRIIREDDPPRPSCKVITLDYETAVTVSTNRQSDPRELSLSMRRELDWIVMKALEKDRSRRYESTSEFVKDVERYLKDEPVEACPPTLVYRMTKYGKRHRGLLIATTLIVCSLLMGLTLAITQLNRAQRAEDLAKEESDRSVQMLYSMEMTNATKEYFRGNTRQVTQTLDRYSERALRTPIDYGYEWFLAQNFTEVVSQEIFKCPNRIRCFLLNRESGSIMIGDSEGMISLIDPQTGSLEVQFNSGHNEALELCNIDATVFVSCGKDGSVCVWRVQEVPDGIHVNLVSRLKVSELALPTVAYDHQRELIYTADNRGRIAAVDWKASKVINPMEFAEDVKIRSLVALETSEILAESFDGTIKLGTSLDSSVETLEQRGIASGYVKDFAELSSQGKIAWGRLGGQITVAERSAESKVDFRLLLPADLHSMGASEDGKWIVAGDAKGQLHLIPVEIHQSHGFLDSDFARERRTRSWKAHNSKVEGVAVEFDANGELQVISAGRDGRVIVSKPFQNSFYREVNNQFIYQCHFLDSGTILTAGNHIELRSANEEFELLNRWGQRGEWADLHLCRESGEVLLGKNERELFFTTQEGLPELILEREEPFWEARPNETANHIAISPSGEFLVIVAKIISPLSNYLQVYHLDPLKLVAQRVSRATNDIVFSPDSTQFAMVQDDNVVVCDSESGTELHTLVGHTDSVHDLDYSPDGNMLVSVSKDSRLICWDPNDGTKSWEVEAHANRANAVAFHPFLPTISTVGADAIVRFWSVFEQTDIPEDFRLVGEFPLQSGRATRMEFSPNGQKLMVQHGTGTLTFIESIAIPQAARQ
- a CDS encoding DUF2294 domain-containing protein — its product is MPKKREVEREISQAIIRFEKEFMGRGPLDAKTYIIEDMVLIRLKNVLTPAELKLSESEERNRGRYLIKQVRQELIEQGRPLLDAVIRDILGLDVISLHTDISARTGERVIVFTLTQCPDLSEN
- a CDS encoding proton-conducting transporter membrane subunit — translated: MEMLFTLLFAVICTQIGIALLHFRFKNAATKRLRNIVSSIALLEFLLACWLLSWYAINGQSATTWTFIEWSHGGGISFFYDGATSLMLLLVSFIGFVVCRFSIRYLDGEESEARYFRFLGFTIGSVSLLVVAGNLLLLFAAWVMTSFGLHQLLLHYPHRRAAQRAAWTKFAISRIGDVFLIAALVLVFRSFKTFDLASLFSSAETIVLTSSSGPMHTAIALLLVLGAVTKSAQFPFHTWLPETLETPTPVSALMHAGIVNAGGYLIIRLSPIVSLAPVALTILALFGAFTACFAAVVMMTQPSIKRVLAYSTIAQMGFMMLQCGLGAFSAAMLHILAHSLYKAHAFLSSGSVIDQANKRLRSVPTTHSMQRTTVSFIFAAVISVLSLLAIATVGGLHIEAKPGGVILAMILCLALTTWGWRMSSNGGRPASGIAITGVVGMCIAYFGFYLAVDAWLQPLAVSASYTNSSLLVLTLSALGFGLLFGLHVVVYQFSTPTWINSLRVHASNGFYIESVYRRVFAPLKNT
- a CDS encoding DUF2309 domain-containing protein; the encoded protein is MSVGTPIQENALQHEENERLPVAGSQHEFQDSEFHIHRVVERIQKRIAPVWPLKDYVAVNPYAGFAEHKFLEARQMLRRVSDLETLMPPEYFRQEFIEGNINEDVIRAAIEELVADGVLDAETIDTNQTVEWLHKQSALMTDANSDRSNSQSTTRQYQMLSESLDQTSGTEWTEFIREETSKHCADHFDEGQSAWSNPWKALPLYQSWRLAAEVDYTPEVIGITGFRRFVSRLPHDPLAALNLLLDRLDIPNQLVDDYLLCTAFQLPGWSAWASFKDREANKCGHEKHELAGHLAIQLAYNSALSECFNFNVKWGRDYVDLASEKRESGEIDLDDDTLHRLVLLRASELAYRRQLLGGLSKESSRTNENHCAHRSLAQMVFCIDVRSERIRRHLEASSSCDIETLGFAGFFGLPIEFVSLGESEGTPHVPVLISPQFKVQQEVKGDDGTTTRSAIKRKTFGQFLRKTWKEFQTSPASCFSFVESTGLFYGIQLVAQSIGWGKTITDLIDETADGRRQSLAPTLRGLHRQGITTSKQVDLAESILRGIGIVENFGRLVVFCGHSSETRNNPLKAGLDCGACGGHSGEPNARLAAQLLNQQSVRQSLQDRGIRIPDDTWFVGALHNTTTDKLEFFESEEFPESHRNDFLELEKVATVASQKTRIERLPLLPGTSTDDLYRRSRDWAEVRPEWGLAGNAAFVAAPRSYTEAVSLDGRVFLHSYDFTKDAEFAVLEQIMTAPLIVAHWINMQYYASTVDPVHMGSGTKTIHNVVGQIGILSGNGGDLRTGLPWQSVHDGASFRHHPLRLLAVIAAPRNAIESIINRHEALTNLLSNGWMQLVSVEDGEQFRFTETGDWAKIEEQMYTATTN